The following coding sequences lie in one SAR202 cluster bacterium genomic window:
- a CDS encoding D-aminoacylase, whose product MKEIIMYEIVIRNGYIYDGLGSNPYVADIAISNGIIVAIGRIEEEALSVIDASGFSVSPGFIDLHTHSDLSFLIDPLADSKLRQGCTFELIGNCGRSDGGPLFGEGFDLTNERLETLNFTPKFSLSGNYGDYLNILEENGTLINIAGQIGHGTLRTSVIGSGDINPTLEELDNMISLLDECLDQGALGFSTGLYYAPGNYSRTEEIIKLCNVASKKNKLYSTHMRDESDYSIGLRGALEETMSIAQISGVKTQVSHLKCIGPVTWGQADTLLSRIDEMRRDGYDVIADQYPYTGSSTMLAGAVFPRWVQAGGRSEALQRIEDPNLYDRLKKDISRNFYRRGGAAAISIAQCPDNREFDGLNLEEISDVMNCDPEDAAITLYRGGTVHVIAHSLKQDDVDKIACHPYVCVGSDGSSIRTEGALSVGSPHPRSYGTFPRFIKQYVREKKMLSMQEAIRKMTSLPASRLDLKRRGSLQVNNWADIVIFDSESIDDKSTFANPHQYSVGIKSVLVNGCLAYNENIVNTEHHGKIIRDNND is encoded by the coding sequence TGGGAGGATTGAAGAAGAAGCATTGAGTGTTATAGATGCTTCTGGTTTTTCCGTATCTCCAGGTTTTATAGATTTACATACTCATAGTGATTTATCTTTTTTAATAGACCCCTTGGCAGATAGCAAATTGAGACAAGGATGTACTTTTGAACTTATTGGGAATTGTGGCCGTAGTGATGGAGGTCCTCTATTTGGTGAAGGATTTGATCTTACAAATGAGAGACTTGAAACACTAAATTTCACTCCAAAATTTAGTTTATCTGGAAACTATGGTGATTATCTTAATATACTTGAAGAAAATGGTACGTTAATTAATATAGCAGGCCAAATTGGACATGGCACTTTGAGAACAAGTGTTATAGGCTCGGGAGATATTAACCCAACACTTGAAGAATTAGATAATATGATATCACTGCTAGATGAGTGTTTAGATCAAGGTGCTTTGGGCTTTTCTACAGGCCTTTATTACGCTCCAGGAAATTATTCACGTACAGAAGAAATAATAAAATTATGTAATGTCGCTTCAAAAAAAAATAAGCTATATTCAACTCATATGAGGGATGAAAGCGATTATTCTATAGGTCTCCGTGGTGCGTTAGAAGAAACTATGAGTATAGCCCAAATATCTGGAGTTAAAACACAAGTATCTCATTTGAAATGTATTGGCCCTGTAACTTGGGGTCAAGCAGACACTCTTTTATCAAGAATTGATGAGATGAGACGAGATGGATATGATGTGATTGCTGATCAATACCCATATACGGGTAGCAGCACTATGTTGGCTGGAGCTGTTTTCCCCAGATGGGTACAGGCAGGAGGGAGATCAGAAGCTCTTCAAAGAATAGAAGATCCGAATTTGTACGATAGATTGAAAAAAGATATATCTAGGAATTTCTATAGAAGAGGTGGAGCTGCTGCTATTAGTATTGCACAATGCCCAGATAACCGAGAATTTGATGGATTAAATTTAGAAGAAATATCAGATGTCATGAATTGTGATCCAGAAGATGCTGCAATCACTCTCTACAGAGGTGGAACCGTTCACGTTATAGCTCACTCTTTAAAACAAGATGATGTAGATAAAATTGCATGTCATCCTTATGTATGTGTTGGAAGCGATGGGAGCTCTATTCGTACGGAAGGTGCTTTATCTGTTGGGTCACCTCATCCAAGAAGTTATGGAACATTCCCAAGATTTATCAAGCAATATGTTAGAGAGAAAAAAATGTTATCAATGCAGGAAGCTATTCGTAAAATGACATCATTGCCTGCAAGTAGACTTGATTTAAAAAGACGTGGTTCTTTGCAAGTTAATAATTGGGCTGATATAGTAATTTTTGATTCAGAAAGTATAGATGATAAATCAACATTTGCTAATCCACATCAATATTCTGTTGGCATTAAATCTGTTTTGGTAAATGGGTGTTTGGCTTACAACGAAAATATAGTAAACACTGAACATCATGGTAAAATTATAAGAGATAATAATGATTAA